From the genome of Salvelinus namaycush isolate Seneca chromosome 1, SaNama_1.0, whole genome shotgun sequence:
tgggcattcctgcacctgcaggaacccctctttataaactcagcaaaaaagaaacgtccctttttcaggaccctgtctttcaaatataattagtaaaaatccaactaacttcacagatcttcattgtaaagggtttaaacactgttttcactgtttaatgaacatgcacctgtggaatggttgtTAACAGGggcggttctagaccatttcaactgggggccaagctggggccagttgtactgttagaggggccagttacattagacgttattgttgtaatatcgttttcttcactgcattgcaggcattagcaggcaaaagaccatgttcataatcatcattgttgccactgtctaataacggatttaaaaaaagaacgatagcaaaaaaaacatgtaaaaatACCAAAATTgggtccaaaattgttgtcacaggagcacccccccccccccagaaccgcTAGTggccgttaagacactaacagcttacagacagtaggcaattaaggtcacagttatgaaaacttaggacactaaagaggcctttctactgactctgagaaacaccaaaagaaagatgcccagggtccctgctcatctgccggaacgtgccttaggcatgctgcaaggaggcatgcagatgtggccagggcaataaactgCAACGTccttactgtgagacgcctaagacagcgctacagggagacaggacggacagctgatcgtcctcgcagtggcagaccacgtgtaacaacacctgcacaggatcggtacatccaaacatcacacctgcgggacaggtacaggatggcaacaactgcccgagttacaccaggaacgcacaatccctccatcagtgctcagactgtccgcaataggctgagagaggctggactgagggcatgtaggcctattgtaaggcaggacatcaccggcaacaacatcgcctatgggcacaaacccaccattgctggaccagacaggactggcaaaagtgctcttcactgacgagtcgcggttttgtctcaccatcggtgatggtcggattcacgtttatcgtcgaaggaatgagcgttacaccgaggcctgcactctggagcgggatcgatttggaggtggagggtccattatggtctggggcggtgtgtcacagcatcatcggactgagcttgttgtcattgcaggcaatctcaacgctgcgcattacagggaagacatcctcctccttcatgtggtacccttcctgcaggctcatcctgacatgaccctccagcatgacaatgccaccagccatactgctcgttctgtgcattatttcctgcaagacaggaatgtcagtgttccattgagcacgtctgggacctgctggatcggagggtgagggctagggccattgccccccagaaatgtccgggaacttgcaggtgccttggtggaagagtggggtaacatctcacagcaagaactggcaaatctggtgcagtacttaatgcagctggtggccacaccagatactgactgttacttttgattttgacccccctttgttcagggacacattattccatttctgttagtcacatgtctgtggaacttgttcagtttaggtctcagttgttgaatcttgttatgttcatacacatatttacacatgttaagtttgctgaaaataaacgcagttgacagtgaggacgtttctttttttgctgagtttacttctATTGGTAAATTTTTAAGTTACTACTCCAGTACATAGGCAGAAGGGCTCCAATACAGTCAATGACAGTAATGCACCATAACATTGAATACCAACCGCATATAAACCCCACAGAAGAGGTGGGGGcaacaatgtagctagctatactTTGTACACACCGGTAGAGTGTCCTTTGCCCTTGCCTGTCGGGCACTGTTTTCCCGCAGTTCTGTTAAATATGGCAAGGGAAGGTGTTAAGCAGGAGGGAGTGAAGGAAACTGAGTGCTACCTTAGCCAGCTAGTCCTAAGGAGGACACCGGTACATGGAAGGCAGGGGCGACACCGTATTCTACCCTTACAAAAAAGATTGCAGTAAGTGCAGTCGACtggtattttggatgcagtaattgcagaataactgcagttatactgcactgtaactgcagttacactgcaaaattactgcagtaaaaaaaacattttggatgcagtatttgcagtatactgcactctaactacagttatactacagtgtactgcagttatactgcacacTGACTGCAATTTTTTTCCGTAAGGGTAGCTAGTTaactagcaagctaactagcacACAGTGTAGCCTCCACCTcccacctgctgtgtaccggagaaGTTAGCGGTAGGCGACACTGGTAGACAGTGTACTTCGCTCCTGCCTGTTGGGCAAGGTTTTTTCCAGTACAAAGCAGGCCGAAGGCAGAGGCGAAACCGTGTGCTAGCTAACTAGTAAGCAAGCTAGTTAGCACATAGTGTCACTTCCACCTACTGTGCTAGcagtagacagtgtccttcgccccTACCTGTCGGCCACTGTTTTTCCCGCAGTTCTGTTAACAACGGTTAGCAGGTGTTCAGCAGACGGGatcgaaggacactgtctaccggtgaAAAACTCATAAtacttttatttcccttttgaccCACATTCAAAAGTGTCACACAAGCATGAAGATGTTGTGCTCGAGGGGGGcgttcatgcaggaaccaatgggatgctcgaggggggggggttcctgcagatgcaggaatgcccacatgcaggaacacCGTGAATTGCGGGCTGCAGTTGTTCACTATTGTCCAAGGTAGAGCCTGGCAAGTGAACACACCCCCAGATTCTATGCAAAATTCAAAACGTCATGTAATCTGGTACCTTGCCAAAATATCAGACTTCATAGCTTAGGTGCTCTAATGTGTATTGGTCAGATAGATAGCGAGACTGAGGGGCATCTTCGTGAAGGTATGGTGGTTGAGTGAGGCTCTTTACATTGAAGATTCCCTTCGACGCTTGCTTTCATGAACCAGAGACTTCCAAAATCCCTGGTTTTGATGGATGAGTATAGGGAGTGATGGATGAGTATAGGCAGTGTGGTTTCCACTGTGTAGGTATCCAGCTCTGTCTCTGGCTTTGTGGTGAAGCTGAGGTGAGAAACTTTCTCATTAGGCTGCAGGACCCGTGGACAGATAGACATGACAGATAAGGTGAGGAGCATGCAATGTGTGAGATGTGCTGGCTCAGCATACACCAGGTCAGTGGCCATCTTTAGCCTTCCATTAAGTAGCCACCGGTACAGGATGTCACACTCATCCTGTGGCTGAGGCGGAGCTCCTGCAGCCCAGAGAGGGCCCAGAGTAGGTGGTCCACAATACAGGGCTGGTTCCAGGCCACAGAGAGGACAGATgtggtgagagagatggagatgggcagggactcaAAGAAGACCATCAGCCCTGGGCGAGGACAGCAGCAGCCCTCGGGGCAGGGGGATGTCACAAGGCAGGCCAGGGGAGACACACACAGCAGTATGAGACCATAGAGGCGCCACGGCATAGCTCATTAGGAGGAgtgggggaagagaaggagagggaggagaaaggacAAGGCAACGTGGAGACAAGCACCAGCTGCAATCTACCTACTAATGACTACTAAATCCTTTGGATAAAAACTACAGCAGCATGCACTGCACTGTCATTGTAAATCTCTAAGAAATAGTCTTAAATTCAGATACACAACCTGTAACTACTACCGTACTTAATAAACCATAATTGACCATTCTTCCAAGGCTCTGTTTCATCCGCTCTTCCCAAGAAGTTGGCCAGCCAAGACGGCTATGATCGATCCATTGTGTGACTGGCTCTCCAGAAACCACCGTCTTTGAGAATTTCAAGCAGCCGCCCATCAAAGTTTGACGATGCCCTTAAGATGCTCTATTacctgttttttatcctcttcaTTAATTCATTTTCAAGGGCAGAGAAACAACACTGAAGTCTCATAATAACATAAGAGAGGTAGAACCATGAAAATAGAAACACAGCAATTGTCTCTTTCAGGAGCAGACCTCCCTCAGGTAGCATCCCCTCTACGATTAACATCCAGGTCATAGGACATCCTCCAGCATCCTGCCACTCTGAGAAGCTGCACTAAATGAAGCCAAGCCAGACAGACGCTTTGGGTGGTCATGTCATTTGGCTGTGTGCCTTCCGTTTTCCCGGTAGAAAGAGTGAGAGTGCAGGAGTAGTATATTGCAGAATTATTTAGCACCTTGTTGAGAAAGAGGGAATCTGACCCTGGTGCGAGGCTCCCTCGGGGCTCCATATTTCAGGCTCTACAAGGTTTGCACTTGCTTTTGGGCTGTTCTGCCTTCTTCTTTGATGTTTGCTCTTCAGTAACTTGGCTCTGAATAACTGGGATCAAACTTCCATTTTTCACTTTGAAAACAAATTGGTATTTGTCAATCATTCACCCCCTTTCTGTGGTAAGATATTTTATGATCATTAAATCAAACGTTTAAGATGGTAATCGATTCTTTCTCTGTTTTAACTATGTTCTTTTCAAATAAAGATGGAAATCGATACTTCATCTCTACGTTTTAACTGTGTTCTGTCTGGCAATGTAAAAAGCCGGTGCTTACAATACTTAAAACATTCACAGGAGGGCAGCATTTGCCTATCTTTAAGAATCCCTGGTACAAAATCATATACAGTAGAAGTGATCTGACTTGATCTGAGCTTGTGTGTACAAATCAGTGTCTTGTATTCAAATACACTCATGTTCCATTTCAATGCAAAGTACATAATGTAGCTGGATTGACAGCTGTTGAAATATTGTTTGAATCTTGTAAGGAAGCTAGGGGGCAAGacatcaaggctctggtccctttCACTGGCTTTGTGTTTGGGCATGACATTACATGGTGGTGCCAGCCTCCTTGAACTGGCAAATCACCAATGTGGATATGCAGGTGACACTACGGACACATTTCCCATGTAATGTGTGAGTGGACAGAGTATTTCAAAGTTTGTCACCAACATATTTAGAGTATATATAATATGAACAAACATACAACTGTAGGCACATCTGTCAATGCAGACAAAGTACATGCAGTGATGTGCATGTCACTATAATTGTCCTtttgcttttttaaatttgagaaCAGACATAAACCAGAAAGCTTTTCTTCAAACATATTCTTGGGTAGAAATAAATGAAAATGAGGAGCTCCAAAGTTGTATTTAATGTACATGCAGTATGCCTCATCCCTTTCTTCAAAGGCTGTTTTTACACACCCTGTGACCAAACATGCCAACACTACCATTCAGAGATGGCCAAACTCCATATGgcaatttatactgaacaaaaatatatacgcaacatgcaacaattaaaaATGTTCTACTTTAGTTCATATAAGAtaatcaatttaaataaataaattaggccttaatctatggatttcacatgactgggcaggggtacagccatgggtgggccttggagggcataggcccacccacttggcagccaggtccagccaatcagaattagtttttccccacaaaagggttttattacagacagaaatactcctcagtaccccctccacctcccctcaGACGATttccaggtgaagaagccggatgtggaggtcctgggctgccatggttacacgtagtctgcggttgtgaggccagttgaacgtattaccaaattctctaaaacgacattggaggcagcttatggtagagaaatgaacattaaattatctggcaacagctctggtggacattcctgcagtcagaatgccaatttcacgctccctcaaaacttgagacatctgtggcattgtgttgtgacaaaactgcacattttaaagtggccatttattgtccccagcacaaggtgcacctgtgtaaagcttcttgatatgccacacctgtcaggtagatggattagcttggcaaaagagaaatgctcactaacagggatgtgaaaAATGTGTGTacaaaatatgagagaaataagctttttgtgcatatggaaaatttcaaggatttttttatttcagctcatgaaacatgggaccaacgctttagaggttgcgtttatatttttgttcagtgtatgttttAGAAACACTTAATGAACATGGTGAAATCTCACACTCAATGCAAGTCTTTTACACAATTTCCAGAAAAACAAATATCAACAAAATCTCTATTGAAACTggacaaaaataaaataagatCCATTACCAAACAAAATGACCATAATGTACAGCAGAGCTGAGGGTCACTGTAAAACAATCCTTAAAGGGATTCAGGAGAATTTGGGGATTTTAATTTACTTGAGTAATGTAAGTCAATTTTTAATAAAAACTTCCACTGACCTTTGTAACCACATACTCGCACCTGCAAATCACAGTTGTTTTGATGTTCGGAAAAATAGATAATGTAATACAAAAACAAAAGCAGCTCTACCGTCTATCCATATAGCATTAGCAAATTCTCTTCAATATTAATCCACAAAGCACCCAGTGTGACGTGTATATAATTGTAACATTTCTAATGAAGTAAAAGAGAAAAAGAAGTCCATTGCTaaaagaaaatacattttctcACATCAATCATTTACTGTGTTGAAATCAACTGGCCAGGTTATCACCATAGAGTTAGCAAACAGAAATAAGCTTGGCTTTCTATCGTTCACAGAAGATAACTTTCTTTTTTCTGTGTGATCTACATCTCTTTAGTTAAGCTTAACTGAGCAGTACAATTTCCCAACAGTAATAACATGCAAACATCCTATAAACACTGTCTTGGTATATGTTTTGATATGTCGCTTTGAAAGCTATCAATTGATGAACAAATCTCATATTTCACAATGACTTTTCTACAACAAGGAAAGTATAGGAGGAATAAATTATCAGATATATCAAAAAGGAGTCAGGGCTGAAATTCATTATGTTTTTAAGGCCTGATAGTATGCTCTTTAGACCTAATTGTACAGTATCTGTATGCTAAAAGGTATCCACAAGGTCAGATTCCACATACAAGTTTGGCACACTGCAGCGGACATACCCAGGGAGTTCCCTCCGCACAAGAAAaggtttctctctcctttttttgCTAGTTTACATGGTTGGAGCCCCAACCTATACTTAGTGGTTGGCCTTCCTCAGGTGGCAGGTGCAGACCATAGGCTGGCTGGTGCTGGGGCTGGAGCATTGCTGCACCTCCTCAGCCTTCTGCCCTTTGTGCTTAGGCTCCACTCTCCGCgtctccttctcctctacatCCTTCACTTTCTGGACCTCCTTCGGTTTGGGCTCCTTGCCCACCTTTTCCCCCACCAGCGCAGCAGAAGGGGTGCGCAGATTCTTGGGGGTTCCCTGGATCTGGACCCTCCTGGCTGAGTCAGGCCCGCCGCACACCCTAGTCTGGACCTCACTGGAGGATTTGACTCCTTCCGCCGTGTGGTCCATGTACTTGCTGGGTGAGTTGGCAGGGAGTTTGTAGGCCTCCAACTTGCGCTTTTGGCTCATGGTAGCGGCACAGCAGATGATGAAGATCATGACAATGAGGAGGGAGGTGACCACAATGATGATCAGCATATTATCCTGGAGGAAGTCCACCACCCGGGTGACCATAAAGTCCTTGAGGCGGAtcatggtggtggtgatggtgttggtgatGGTGCTGACCAGGGTGGGGGCTAGGGTAGTGgtgggggagacaggggagacatCAACGGGGCCGACATCGACGGTGGGGGCGACATCGGCAGTGGGGGAGACATCGACGGTGGGGGAGACATCGACGGTGGGGGAGACATCGACGGTGGGGGAGACAGGGTGGTGGGGGCTATCAACGGGGAATATAAGATCCGGCTCCCCTCCGTCACCACTGCCATCCATGGAAATGCTGTAGACCATTGGCACATGCCTGGCACAGCCATGGCCCCAGAGCATAACCAGACTCACACATGACAGGTGAAGAATCAAGTGGTGCCTCATCTTTCCTTCAGAATCCTGTAAAGACAAGAGGGAGACTTTCAATAGAACCTTTCTCAAAATTGCAGATGGTTTAGAAATGTTTTGATTTCAGGAAGATAGGCTTTCATTTTCTGCATCTGTATTACAGCAGCTACTGTAGGCCTACAACAagcctcctttcctctctactaAGAATGCAGGGGCAGTTGGGTTTCTAGTATTAGTATGAAGAAACATTCATCTAATGGTCTGATACAGTGTGATGAGGGATTTTGTGTCATAACTCGGAACAAAGTAGAATTAGCTCTGGTGTTGTGGATTTTCCCAATGACCagattaatattttttatttctttattttatttcacctttatttaaccaggtcagccagctgagaaaaagttctcatttacaactgcgacctggccaacataaagcaaagcagtgtgacacaaacacagagttacacatggaataaacaaacgtacagtcaataacacaatagaaaaaatctatatacagtgtgtgcaaatgtagtaagattagggaggtaaggtaataaataggttatagtggcgaaataattacaatttagcattaacactggagtgagatgtgcagaagatgatgtgcaagtagagatactggggtgcaaaggagcaaaaaaagaaataacaatatggggataaggtagttgggtgggctatttacagatgggctgtgtacaggtgcaatgatctgtaagctgctctgacagctgatgcttaaagttagtgagagagatatgagtctccagattcagtgatttttgcagttcgttccagacattggcagcagagaactggaaggaaaggcagccaaagcaggagttggctttgggggtgaccagtgaaatgtacctgctggagagcgtgctacgggggggtgctgctatggtgaccagtgagctgagataaggcggagctttacctagcaaagacttatagctGACCgggagccagtgtgtttggcgatgaatatgaagcgagggccagccaacgagagcatacaggtcgcagtggtgggtagtatatgaggctttggtgacaaaacggatggcactgtgatagactacatccaatttgctgagtagagtgttggaggctattttgtaaatgacatagccgaagtcgaggatcggtaggatggtcagttttacgagggtatgtttagtaGCATAAGTGAGGgaggctttgtttgcgaaataggaagctgattctagatgcttaatgtgagtctggaaggagagtttacagtctaaccagacacctaggtatttgtagttgtccacatattctaagtcagaaccgtccagagtagtgatgctagacgggcgggcgggtgcgggcagcgatcggttgaagagcatgcatttagttttacttgcatttaagagcagttggaggccattgaagcgttgtatggcattgaaactcgtctggaggtttgttaacacagtgtccaaagaaggaccagaagtatacagaatggtgtcgtctgcgtagaggtggatcaaagaatcaccagcagcaagagcagaATCTAAGTTTAATCACTACAGAACATCCACAATATTTCTCCCATTTTACATCTTGTATTACATCTATTTTAACTGTCTGTAGTCATTACTTATTTGGGGTGGAGTCCGTCAGTTTGGTTGAGGTTTTAATTTGCATAGAGAAGAGAGGCCACCCATCCACCACACCAAAGAGGGGAGGAAGCTATATATGCCACAGGGACCAGGGAGGCGTGGGAGACTTGTGACTGTGGCCTCTATATTTACACTGGGCTGCAGCAGGCTAACGACAGGTTACAGGCAAGGATCTGATGGGTTATTTCTGCTCATATGGAAGCCTGCATTCAGCCTGCCTTAGGAACGTGTGGACTTACAGTATGCTCTACAGACAAAGAATCAAAGTGTCTAGAGCATCTAATGCAGTTCAAATTCAGTCTCAACATTACCTCGCAGTCCAAGCTCTCTCTAAATGTAatgtctttctgcctctctccccctctctctctttagctcTGGTGAAATGATAATAAGAATATTTAGAGACTTGAAAATCAACTATTGAAGTGTTTAAAAAGGCATAGAACGGAGCTGAACTCAAATCTGTAACTCAGCACCTTCACTGTGTCTGGAAATACATGTAGTGTAATTACTACTCACTCATGACGATGACTGGCTTCTAATCAGCCGCTTGTTACAATCAACCTCTGCTTCCTTACTCCTTCCTATAAATGCTGTGCCCATATGTGATTGTGTGGTCATCAATATGCATGTACAGTAAACCACAGTCATACTAAAATGGATGGTTATCTTGATCTCCCCACCCATGCATGTGTAGTCAGGGTGGCTACAGAGCCATATGCACTCTGACTGGACCATGGTATTAACCAGCCATAATTACATCTTCAGGAATAGTCATAATTTCTATAATCACTGTAGGCCCTCCACTGAAAGACCATCTAAAGAGAACCATCCTGaattcctctctccatcttcacCTACAAGCTACAGGAACAACAAATAAAACAACTGTATTGGTCATGTACAAAGTTTACAGCATGTATAAAAGGTGCGGCGAATTAAATGCTTG
Proteins encoded in this window:
- the tmem119a gene encoding uncharacterized protein tmem119a, whose protein sequence is MRHHLILHLSCVSLVMLWGHGCARHVPMVYSISMDGSGDGGEPDLIFPVDSPHHPVSPTVDVSPTVDVSPTVDVSPTADVAPTVDVGPVDVSPVSPTTTLAPTLVSTITNTITTTMIRLKDFMVTRVVDFLQDNMLIIIVVTSLLIVMIFIICCAATMSQKRKLEAYKLPANSPSKYMDHTAEGVKSSSEVQTRVCGGPDSARRVQIQGTPKNLRTPSAALVGEKVGKEPKPKEVQKVKDVEEKETRRVEPKHKGQKAEEVQQCSSPSTSQPMVCTCHLRKANH